A portion of the Oncorhynchus nerka isolate Pitt River linkage group LG27, Oner_Uvic_2.0, whole genome shotgun sequence genome contains these proteins:
- the harbi1 gene encoding putative nuclease HARBI1 — translation MAIQIAILDCDLLLHGRGHKTLDRFDIETVSDEFLLTTFGFPRDFIYYLVELLRDTLSRRTQRSRAISPEVQILAALGFYTSGFFQTRMGDAIGISQASMSRCVTNVTKALVEKAPECIVFMRDEATKQQSKEEFFRVAGIPNVMGVVDCAHIAIKAPNAEDSSYVNKKGFHSINCQLVCDARGLLLSAETNWPGSLQDDFILKQSSVYKELEEQENHEGWFLGDCCYPLKKWLMTPVQYPETSADFRYNLAHTATHEIVDRTFRAIQTRFRCLDGSKGYLQYLPEKCSHIILACCVLHNVSLQSGLDAWTFERTDMPDQSEEGSCKPEAVDSEAVRIRQELIVSHFS, via the exons ATGGCTATACAAATAGCCATCCTGGATTGTGACCTGCTGCTTCATGGTCGTGGACATAAAACTCTCGACAGGTTTGATATAGAGACCGTTTCAGACGAGTTCCTATTAACAACATTTGGATTCCCTCGAGATTTCATCTACTACCTGGTGGAGCTACTGCGTGACACATTATCACGACGTACGCAACGGTCTCGAGCAATAAGCCCAGAAGTTCAGATTCTTGCTGCTTTAGGATTCTATACCTCGGGATTCTTCCAGACGAGGATGGGAGATGCCATTGGCATTAGCCAGGCTTCCATGAGTCGCTGTGTGACAAATGTAACCAAGGCACTGGTTGAGAAAGCTCCAGAGTGCATAGTATTCATGAGAGACGAAGCTACAAAACAGCAGTCCAAAGAGGAGTTTTTCAGGGTAGCGGGAATACCAAACGTCATGGGTGTTGTAGACTGTGCCCATATAGCCATTAAGGCACCCAATGCAGAGGATTCTTCATATGTCAATAAGAAAGGCTTCCATTCAATTAACTGCCAACTTGTGTGTGATGCCAGGGGACTTTTGCTCAGTGCAGAGACTAACTGGCCTGGCAGCTTACAGGATGATTTCATATTAAAGCAGTCTTCAGTGTACAAGGAATTGGAAGAACAGGAAAATCATGAAGGCTGGTTTTTAG GAGACTGCTGCTATCCTTTAAAGAAATGGCTGATGACACCTGTCCAGTACCCAGAAACTTCAGCAGACTTTCGATACAACTTGGCTCACACTGCCACTCATGAGATTGTGGACCGCACGTTCAGGGCCATTCAAACCCGTTTCCGTTGCCTGGATGGGTCCAAAGGCTACCTTCAGTACTTACCTGAGAAGTGCTCTCACATCATTCTGGCCTGCTGTGTCTTGCACAACGTGTCATTGCAATCAGGCTTGGATGCCTGGACGTTTGAGAGGACTGATATGCCAGACCAGTCGGAGGAGGGCAGTTGTAAGCCAGAGGCTGTGGACTCCGAGGCAGTCCGAATCCGTCAGGAGCTCATTGTTAGTCACTTCAGCTAG